A window of Nomascus leucogenys isolate Asia chromosome X, Asia_NLE_v1, whole genome shotgun sequence contains these coding sequences:
- the LOC105738083 gene encoding 40S ribosomal protein SA-like, with protein sequence MKQYIYKRKSDGIYILNLKRTWENLLLAARAIVAIENPADVSVTSSRNTSQRAVLKFAAAMGATPIAGRFTPGTFTNQIQAAFQEPQLLVVTDPRANHQPLTEASYVNLPTIALCHTESPLCYVNIAIPCNNKGAHSVGLMWWMLAWEVLHTHGTISCKRPWEVMPDLYFYRDPEETEKE encoded by the coding sequence ATGAAACAGtacatctataaaaggaaaagtgatgGCATCTACATCCTAAATCTGAAGAGGACCTGGGAGAATCTTCTGCTGGCAGCTCGTGCCATTGTTGCCATTGAAAACCCTGCTGATGTCAGTGTCACATCCTCCAGGAATACTAGCCAGAGGGCCGTGCTAAAGTTTGCTGCTGCCATGGGAGCCACTCCAATTGCTGGCCGCTTCACTCCTGGAACCTTCACTAACCAGATCCAGGCAGCCTTTCAGGAGCCACAGCTTCTTGTGGTTACTGACCCCAGGGCCAACCACCAGCCTCTCACAGAGGCATCTTATGTTAATCTTCCCACCATTGCTCTGTGTCACACAGAGTCTCCTCTGTGCTATGTGAACATTGCCATCCCGTGCAACAACAAGGGAGCTCACTCAGTGGGTCTGATGTGGTGGATGCTGGCTTGGGAAGTTCTGCACACGCATGGTACCATTTCCTGCAAACGCCCGTGGGAGGTCATGCCTGATCTCTACTTCTACAGAGATCCTGAAGAGACTGAAAAAGAATAG